In Methanobacterium sp. Maddingley MBC34, a single genomic region encodes these proteins:
- a CDS encoding CoB--CoM heterodisulfide reductase subunit B (PFAM: Cysteine-rich domain~TIGRFAM: CoB--CoM heterodisulfide reductase, subunit B): MAFAYFLGCIMNNRYPGIEKATRIMFDQLDIELQDMEGASCCPAPGVFGSFDRTTWAAIAARNITIAEEQGNDILTECNGCFGSLFETNHLLHEDEEMKEKINGVLAEAGREYKGEINVRHFAEILYNDVGLDKLSEAVTNPLTLNVAVHYGCHFLKPSAEIDIDNPIKPTILDELVEVTGAKSVPYKDKMMCCGAGGGLRSRDLDVTLSFTREKLQNMKEAGVDAIVNVCPFCHLQFDVGQTEVNKNYGDNWDIPVFHLAQLYGLAMGVSKEDLTVDAHQISTDPALAKLDEITGGE, from the coding sequence ATGGCATTCGCATATTTCTTAGGATGTATAATGAACAACAGGTACCCTGGAATTGAAAAAGCAACCAGGATCATGTTTGACCAGCTGGACATCGAACTACAGGACATGGAAGGAGCATCATGCTGCCCAGCACCAGGAGTATTCGGCTCATTCGACCGAACCACCTGGGCTGCCATAGCCGCCAGGAACATAACCATCGCCGAAGAACAGGGTAACGACATCTTGACTGAGTGTAACGGATGTTTCGGATCACTATTCGAAACCAACCACCTGCTCCACGAAGATGAAGAAATGAAGGAAAAGATCAATGGTGTTCTAGCAGAAGCTGGCCGAGAATACAAAGGCGAAATAAACGTTAGACACTTCGCTGAAATTCTCTACAACGATGTAGGACTTGACAAACTCTCAGAAGCAGTTACCAACCCACTAACCCTCAACGTTGCAGTACACTACGGCTGCCACTTCCTCAAACCAAGCGCAGAAATCGACATCGACAACCCAATCAAACCAACCATCCTCGATGAACTGGTGGAAGTAACCGGAGCAAAATCAGTACCATACAAAGACAAAATGATGTGCTGCGGCGCAGGCGGAGGTCTACGTTCCCGTGACCTTGACGTGACCCTATCATTCACCCGTGAAAAACTCCAGAACATGAAAGAAGCAGGAGTAGATGCAATAGTTAACGTTTGTCCATTCTGCCACTTACAGTTCGATGTAGGACAGACCGAAGTCAACAAGAACTACGGAGACAACTGGGACATACCTGTTTTCCACCTGGCACAGCTATACGGACTGGCAATGGGAGTCAGCAAAGAAGACCTAACAGTCGATGCTCACCAG
- a CDS encoding CoB--CoM heterodisulfide reductase subunit C (TIGRFAM: CoB--CoM heterodisulfide reductase, subunit C) has protein sequence MSFLDRLKNVFSGGEEPEKKDQAAKSDTEKPPVETETAVQETAEEKPKSETPVEAKPEETPVEENPVIEEKSSKEKESSKTANTEISEPAKESEPDTEIQEEVKPEMAEAEEPVKAKEPKKERSESMTLLQTDENLITRADVDEDFKQSIMDAGAESVAICFQCGTCTGACPSGRRTPYRIRGVVRRAVMGLKEDVISDDSIWMCTTCYECQERCPRGIKIVDIVKIIRNQAAAAGYMAPAHKMTGLFVTKTGHGVPINDATMALRKSVGLDELPPTTHQFPEALEEVQTIVKATGFDKLIGYNWETGELE, from the coding sequence ATGAGCTTTTTAGATCGCTTAAAAAACGTATTTAGTGGCGGAGAAGAGCCAGAAAAGAAAGATCAAGCAGCAAAATCAGATACTGAAAAGCCCCCGGTTGAAACAGAAACAGCAGTACAAGAGACAGCCGAAGAAAAACCAAAATCAGAGACTCCAGTTGAAGCGAAGCCGGAAGAAACTCCGGTGGAAGAAAACCCAGTAATCGAGGAAAAATCTTCCAAAGAGAAAGAATCCTCAAAAACAGCAAATACTGAAATATCAGAACCAGCAAAAGAATCAGAACCTGATACAGAGATTCAAGAAGAAGTCAAACCGGAAATGGCTGAAGCTGAAGAACCAGTGAAAGCAAAAGAACCTAAAAAAGAAAGGAGTGAAAGCATGACTTTACTGCAAACTGATGAAAATTTAATAACTCGTGCAGATGTGGATGAAGATTTCAAACAATCAATCATGGACGCTGGCGCAGAATCAGTGGCCATATGTTTCCAGTGCGGTACCTGTACTGGTGCCTGCCCATCAGGAAGAAGAACCCCTTACCGAATTAGAGGAGTAGTCCGAAGGGCAGTAATGGGATTAAAAGAAGATGTCATATCCGATGATTCTATCTGGATGTGTACCACCTGTTACGAATGTCAGGAAAGATGCCCACGAGGAATCAAAATCGTGGATATCGTGAAGATCATACGAAACCAGGCTGCAGCAGCCGGATACATGGCACCTGCCCATAAAATGACAGGATTATTCGTTACAAAAACCGGCCATGGTGTACCAATTAACGACGCAACCATGGCACTGAGAAAAAGTGTTGGTCTAGATGAACTACCACCAACCACCCACCAATTCCCAGAAGCACTAGAAGAAGTACAAACAATAGTCAAAGCCACAGGTTTCGACAAACTCATAGGCTACAACTGGGAAACAGGAGAACTAGAATAG
- a CDS encoding queuine/archaeosine tRNA-ribosyltransferase (PFAM: Queuine tRNA-ribosyltransferase), whose protein sequence is MLEIKSHDGPARQGKYQTTETPNILQFTPESMVPDEPMPYDVPREMAEWSVKNTIENAGKGDVNQIAVIHGAKYPDLRLECASALEELGYRLFLVANTEDLLRKPQDLLKIITSLRENMSPNSALFFPFVELNFVPLLVYLGVDLFGDVSADFYAQIGVITTPHSNYNLQQYPIYDLTPEELKKYNRNSLDFVLREIRAHIQNGTLRNLVEERCCSSPETMSALRILDRDYEDFVDSYTPLY, encoded by the coding sequence ATGTTGGAAATAAAATCACACGACGGACCGGCAAGGCAAGGCAAATACCAGACTACAGAAACACCTAATATTTTACAATTCACTCCAGAGTCAATGGTGCCTGATGAACCCATGCCCTATGATGTACCTCGAGAAATGGCAGAATGGTCTGTGAAGAACACCATAGAAAATGCAGGAAAAGGTGATGTTAACCAGATAGCAGTTATTCATGGTGCTAAATATCCGGATCTTCGCCTTGAATGTGCCAGTGCACTGGAAGAATTGGGTTATCGGCTTTTCCTGGTTGCAAACACAGAAGATCTTCTAAGAAAACCCCAGGATCTTCTGAAGATAATCACAAGTCTACGGGAGAATATGAGCCCCAACTCTGCCCTTTTTTTCCCATTTGTAGAACTGAATTTTGTCCCTTTACTGGTTTATCTGGGTGTGGATTTATTTGGAGATGTCAGTGCAGATTTTTATGCCCAGATAGGAGTGATAACCACTCCCCACAGCAATTATAATCTTCAACAGTACCCCATATATGATTTGACTCCAGAAGAACTGAAAAAATACAATCGAAACTCTTTGGACTTTGTGTTGAGGGAAATAAGGGCCCATATACAAAACGGTACCCTGCGTAATCTGGTGGAAGAGCGATGCTGTTCTTCTCCCGAGACAATGTCTGCTTTAAGGATTTTAGACAGAGATTATGAGGATTTTGTGGATAGTTACACCCCTTTATATTAA
- a CDS encoding methylase involved in ubiquinone/menaquinone biosynthesis (PFAM: Methyltransferase domain) → MPTEKHGHKHHGKSTRDILDPTRVLGAIGLDEGQIFMDAGCGDGFISLAASKIVKEKGKVYALDAYQPSLDGLKNEINELEIRNMEVILADMTITIPLDDNLIDMGVMANVLHGFASEGTLEPVLSEIRRVLKPGGTFAVVEFIKADGPPGPPYDIRLTPEDVEKILEEHGFTIGGTTEVGKYHYLVKSFKK, encoded by the coding sequence ATGCCGACAGAAAAACATGGTCACAAACACCATGGTAAATCCACCAGGGATATTCTGGATCCTACCCGTGTTTTAGGGGCCATTGGATTGGATGAAGGTCAAATATTCATGGATGCTGGTTGTGGGGATGGGTTCATCTCCCTGGCTGCATCAAAAATAGTGAAAGAAAAGGGAAAGGTCTACGCACTGGATGCCTACCAGCCCAGTCTTGATGGTCTCAAAAATGAGATCAATGAACTTGAAATTAGAAACATGGAAGTCATACTAGCAGACATGACCATTACCATTCCATTAGATGATAATCTTATTGACATGGGGGTCATGGCCAATGTATTGCATGGATTTGCCAGTGAAGGCACATTGGAACCGGTTTTAAGTGAAATAAGAAGAGTTTTAAAGCCAGGCGGTACTTTCGCTGTGGTGGAGTTCATCAAAGCCGATGGACCTCCCGGACCACCCTATGATATTCGTTTAACTCCGGAAGATGTGGAAAAAATCCTGGAAGAACATGGATTCACCATAGGTGGAACAACGGAAGTTGGTAAATATCATTACCTGGTTAAATCATTTAAAAAATAG
- a CDS encoding ABC-2 type transporter (PFAM: ABC-2 type transporter): MIIAAFARNDRQAASLGTLISVPTSFLVGAFFPLPKMVIANFWNQPFQLYDLLPWTHVLNALRSTLTYGGGWGDISYQVGWAVLLTLVLFMMGVGLFSKNRLRAEN; the protein is encoded by the coding sequence ATGATCATTGCAGCCTTCGCCCGTAACGACCGACAGGCAGCTAGTCTTGGAACACTCATCAGTGTCCCCACATCATTCCTAGTGGGGGCATTCTTCCCCCTACCCAAAATGGTGATTGCCAACTTCTGGAACCAACCATTCCAGTTATATGACCTACTGCCATGGACTCATGTACTCAACGCCCTCAGATCCACCCTCACTTATGGAGGTGGATGGGGTGACATTTCATACCAGGTGGGATGGGCAGTACTGTTAACCCTAGTTCTATTCATGATGGGTGTGGGATTGTTTTCAAAAAATAGATTAAGGGCTGAAAACTGA
- a CDS encoding putative metal-binding protein (PFAM: Protein of unknown function (DUF1847)) → MKCASCPNKDCSSGKDCLENGKEIKELYTEDDIKLLNASSAIEARYYMEKTRIEEIILFSEEMGYKRIGLAFCVGLEQEARQIHDLFRRHFQVYSVCCKVCGISKADFNLEQIDKNAYESMCNPVGQASILNDKKTDLNIIVGLCIGHDLLFTQHSQTPVTTLVVKDRVLAHNPLGAVYSKYYQNKLKR, encoded by the coding sequence TTGAAATGTGCTTCTTGCCCTAATAAAGATTGTTCCAGTGGTAAGGACTGTCTGGAAAACGGAAAAGAAATCAAAGAACTTTACACTGAAGACGATATTAAATTATTGAATGCCTCTTCAGCAATTGAAGCCAGATACTACATGGAAAAAACACGTATTGAAGAAATCATCCTTTTTTCAGAGGAAATGGGTTACAAGAGAATTGGATTGGCCTTCTGTGTCGGTTTAGAACAGGAAGCCCGCCAGATCCATGATCTGTTCCGAAGACATTTCCAAGTATACTCAGTATGTTGCAAGGTATGTGGTATTAGTAAAGCAGATTTCAATCTGGAACAGATTGATAAAAACGCCTATGAATCTATGTGTAACCCGGTTGGCCAGGCATCAATTTTAAATGATAAAAAAACGGATCTTAACATCATAGTTGGACTGTGCATTGGTCACGACCTTCTGTTTACACAACATTCTCAGACTCCAGTCACCACACTGGTTGTAAAGGACCGGGTACTAGCTCATAATCCCTTGGGGGCAGTTTACTCCAAATATTATCAGAATAAACTTAAAAGATGA
- a CDS encoding DNA adenine methylase Dam (PFAM: D12 class N6 adenine-specific DNA methyltransferase~TIGRFAM: DNA adenine methylase (dam)), whose protein sequence is MATNLIKKDFDNARPFLKWAGGKTQLLLELEKRLPLSIRESGVIERYVEPFVGGGAMFFYLKNHYQVIESVLMDVNPELIMAFRVIQQDVNKLITILEDMETEHLQKGEEARKENFYSIRADYNQQMKLVDYQNYADEWIQRTASLIFLNKTCFNGLFRLNSKGEFNVPFGRYKNPTICDEVNLQAVHQALEKTEILCADFTHARHFIKKDTLVYMDPPYRPLNSTSHFTSYSRERFSDQDQEKLARFYREMDSKGAYLVLSNSDPKNHDLKDNFFDELYNAYEIDRVQAKRNINSNTASRGEIKELIIRNFK, encoded by the coding sequence ATGGCTACCAATTTAATTAAAAAAGACTTTGATAATGCTCGGCCATTTCTTAAATGGGCGGGTGGCAAAACTCAACTACTTTTAGAACTTGAAAAAAGGTTACCCCTATCAATACGGGAAAGTGGGGTTATTGAACGGTATGTGGAGCCCTTTGTTGGTGGGGGGGCCATGTTCTTTTACTTAAAAAATCATTACCAAGTTATTGAATCGGTTCTAATGGATGTTAATCCAGAGTTAATTATGGCCTTCAGGGTGATTCAGCAGGATGTGAATAAACTCATCACTATTCTGGAAGATATGGAAACTGAACACCTTCAGAAGGGTGAAGAGGCGAGAAAAGAGAATTTTTACAGTATCAGGGCGGACTACAACCAGCAAATGAAGTTGGTGGATTATCAGAATTATGCTGATGAATGGATTCAGAGAACTGCGTCTCTGATATTCCTGAACAAGACATGTTTCAATGGACTTTTTCGCCTGAACAGTAAGGGTGAGTTCAACGTACCCTTCGGCAGGTACAAGAATCCCACCATCTGTGATGAAGTAAACCTGCAGGCAGTTCACCAGGCACTTGAAAAAACAGAGATACTATGCGCAGACTTCACCCATGCCCGGCACTTCATCAAAAAAGACACATTAGTGTACATGGACCCACCATATAGGCCCCTGAACAGTACTTCTCATTTCACCAGCTACTCCCGGGAAAGGTTCAGTGACCAGGACCAAGAAAAATTAGCCAGATTTTATCGGGAAATGGATTCAAAAGGAGCATACCTTGTTCTGAGTAACAGTGACCCTAAAAATCATGATTTAAAAGATAATTTCTTTGATGAACTTTATAACGCTTATGAAATAGACAGGGTACAGGCTAAACGTAATATAAACTCTAACACTGCAAGTAGAGGTGAGATAAAAGAGTTAATCATCAGGAATTTCAAGTAA
- a CDS encoding diphthine synthase (PFAM: Tetrapyrrole (Corrin/Porphyrin) Methylases~TIGRFAM: diphthine synthase) yields the protein MLYLVGLGLYNEKDISLNGLEAIKSADVVYAEFYTARLFGGDFKSLEKLAGVTINILRREEVEEENLPIKQAETKDVAFLTAGDPLMATTHSDILMEARKKGIKTRVIHASSILSAAPGIAGLQAYKFGKVTTIPRPEENYFPHSPYQVIGENKKMGLHTLVLLDIQAHRDYYMTANEGLEYLLRVENERKEGLITEDTLAVVIARAGSPEPLVRADRVNVLTGEDFGGPLHCIIIPGDMHFMEAEGLVILAGAPEYILAED from the coding sequence ATGCTCTACCTGGTTGGACTGGGACTTTACAATGAAAAAGACATATCCTTAAATGGTCTTGAGGCCATTAAATCTGCTGATGTTGTTTATGCTGAATTCTACACTGCCCGTCTGTTTGGAGGTGATTTTAAATCACTGGAAAAGCTGGCAGGAGTAACTATAAATATACTGCGCCGTGAAGAAGTGGAAGAAGAGAACTTACCCATTAAACAGGCAGAAACCAAAGATGTGGCATTTTTAACTGCTGGTGACCCGTTAATGGCCACTACCCACTCTGACATCTTGATGGAAGCCCGTAAAAAGGGTATTAAAACCAGGGTCATACATGCCTCATCCATCCTCTCGGCAGCTCCGGGTATTGCAGGATTACAGGCCTATAAGTTCGGTAAGGTCACCACCATACCCCGACCGGAAGAGAATTACTTTCCCCATTCTCCCTATCAGGTTATTGGGGAAAATAAGAAGATGGGACTGCACACCCTGGTACTTCTAGACATACAGGCCCACCGGGATTATTACATGACTGCCAATGAAGGACTGGAATACTTACTGCGTGTTGAAAATGAGCGAAAAGAAGGACTCATAACCGAAGACACTCTGGCAGTGGTCATTGCCCGTGCCGGTTCTCCTGAACCACTGGTCCGCGCAGACAGGGTGAATGTTTTAACTGGAGAAGATTTTGGAGGACCACTCCATTGCATTATCATACCGGGGGATATGCACTTTATGGAGGCTGAGGGGCTGGTTATTCTGGCAGGGGCACCTGAATACATCCTAGCAGAAGATTAA
- a CDS encoding putative methyltransferase (PFAM: Met-10+ like-protein): MIGLKVPKKEANHIRLFLQEKYLLDHNWKIKRSEEYVYLPLTQEPDNDLLNEIGLPQDNIVKTDFEELKKRPRNMEDYLQGKIPHEKMEEFKKSFDIIGDVVILEIPEDLEDEKYLIGEAALKFTKRRSVYRKKSAIKGVIRTRELEHLAGEDVPETIHREYDSRIMLDVKQVYFSPRLATERRIIGDEVHEGEVIIDMFTGVGPFAINISRRPKLKNVKIYCIDINPVAIHYLKENIVLNKVQGKIKPLLGDVAKVLKDLDVKADRIIMNLPGTAFEFLPVAVEHLKPGGTLNYYQFSRGFEDPIKRVEEAAYPRQVEVLDMRKVKSRSPGVWHVAIDARINGK; this comes from the coding sequence ATGATTGGATTAAAGGTCCCTAAAAAAGAAGCAAACCACATCCGATTATTTCTACAGGAGAAATATTTACTGGATCATAACTGGAAGATCAAACGTTCGGAGGAGTACGTGTACCTCCCCTTAACTCAGGAACCAGATAATGATCTTTTAAATGAAATAGGACTTCCACAAGATAACATTGTTAAAACTGACTTTGAAGAACTTAAAAAAAGACCCCGCAACATGGAAGATTACCTCCAGGGAAAGATACCCCATGAGAAGATGGAAGAATTTAAAAAATCCTTCGATATCATAGGAGATGTGGTGATACTGGAGATTCCCGAAGATTTGGAGGATGAAAAATATCTCATTGGAGAGGCCGCTTTAAAGTTCACCAAAAGAAGGTCTGTATACCGTAAAAAAAGTGCAATTAAAGGTGTTATCCGCACCCGTGAGCTGGAACACCTTGCTGGAGAGGATGTCCCCGAAACCATCCATCGTGAATATGATTCCCGTATTATGCTGGACGTAAAACAGGTCTACTTCAGTCCCCGTCTGGCCACAGAACGAAGGATCATTGGTGATGAGGTTCATGAGGGGGAGGTAATTATTGACATGTTCACTGGAGTGGGTCCTTTTGCCATTAACATTTCCAGAAGGCCTAAGCTCAAAAACGTGAAGATCTATTGCATAGATATCAATCCCGTAGCAATTCACTACCTCAAGGAGAATATAGTGTTAAATAAGGTGCAGGGTAAAATTAAACCCCTACTGGGTGATGTAGCTAAAGTTTTAAAAGATCTGGATGTTAAGGCTGACCGGATTATTATGAATCTACCTGGAACTGCCTTTGAGTTTCTTCCAGTGGCAGTGGAACATTTAAAGCCGGGGGGAACTCTGAATTATTACCAGTTCAGCCGGGGCTTTGAAGATCCCATCAAACGAGTTGAAGAGGCTGCTTATCCACGTCAGGTGGAAGTACTGGATATGCGGAAGGTCAAATCTCGGAGTCCGGGGGTATGGCATGTTGCCATTGATGCGCGAATTAACGGGAAATGA